In the Hermetia illucens chromosome 1, iHerIll2.2.curated.20191125, whole genome shotgun sequence genome, GCTGCGAACCACATTAGTGTTTTGTTGAATATTCTCTGCAAGAAGCATTGATACTTTACTACCCAAAATGATTCATTTATCGACTTCGTACTCAATtacgattttatttttcatatctaACATATGTACACCATCTaaagttaaaataaataaaaataatttaaactaTTCACTAATAACTCTTCGCATTTTATCTATATGTTCACATTAAAAAATTTACGCTAGATATGTTTAAATGAGTGATGTCCTTTCTAAATCTTCCTCGATTCAAAtccattatatttttttctcataCATTTTTACATCAACTCCACACAGAAGGGGGTGTCCTCCGATCAATTACATACACAATACTTTCGGGGGTTCAATTCACTTCAATTAGTTGCAAACACTAATCCACTCCTCCACCCTGCACTCTTGACACTGAACATAACAACACCAATAAAATTTACAGTGACATCGTTCAAAACGGATGTCTTTGACGAGATTGTATCCTCGGCCGCAACATAAAGATGCACAACCATCGGTCCCGGTGCTTGTTCGATTGCATTTTCGCCCAACTGTACCTGAAATGAGAAGAAATTAGAAGTTCAGAATAAAAATATTCTGGAACAATTATCTAGAAATAATGTCCAAGTTAAGGAGGACTTGccatttcaaaataaaagaagtcgggaaacggaaagctcagcgcttcaggtatgaaaggttttgtttgtttcttttgagagtatatttgagtgctgaAAAATCCCCTCCCGTTCGGTGCcaaaattcggtgaaaaaaatgttaaatacctcttttgcatgtatgagaaccAGCCAGCCCCCCTTTCatcttcacagtttccaccttctcaccaaatttaatgtcaatcggtatagctgtttttgagaaaagtacgtgtgacagacagacagacggatatacAACGTGGATCGCCTTCGtgacgaaaaagaaacagcaGAGCCCCGCAAACGGCATAGGGACACTAATAGAGAATCCCCAGAGCGGACTCCAAATCGCAGAAGGGTAGAATACAACAGGTGTAATCAGCAAACTTTCCCGGTGAATGTCTACTAAACCATCCGGAGATACCCGGTAGTGACTCTACTTGAACTAAAGAAGAACGAAAAGGTAGGCCGCAAAAGAGGCCGCGGTCAGATGCGCTGATTACGCGCTGACAGGCAGTTCCCGCCTGGACCTGGGTGAACACGTGAACCGAAAGCCGATTTACTCCTTGCGCTTAGGCCTGGAGAGAGTAACTCCCACGATCTACAAAAGAagatcgagtcgtcactggggAAAGCAGCGGAGGTAAAGGTGAACCAGGACTCAATGCAGactgaatgcaaggacctggatGAAATGACCACAAAGCAGAAatctgcgaggccttaaagACTCAACTCGGGTTGGATTCGATCCTTGAGTCAAAAGTGATAAGGCTATGGCGAAGCGACAATCTGGACTTGCTGAAACCGAGCAATCGAAGACATCAGCAATAGGCCAGAAGACGGATTCATACGAGCTAAGGTAGTCGATATTCACATATTCAGTTGCTACGCTGCGCCGAGCCTGACGCTAAATGAATTCGtaccgatggtggaaaaattagttTCCGAAGCGAGCCGccccaacccaataataataggtGGCGGTTTTAACGCTTGAgccgaagattggggtagtcgcgACACAAATGCTAGTGGCCGCATATTAGTCGAAGTATTTTTACGTCTGAATGTAGTTTTGACAAATACAGGCAaccttacgtttgttagcgatacattatctaaggatctctaATGGGAGGTGAACGAGGAATATaggcacagtgaccatcaggctatcatcttccagatggaatggacgacaggagcaaagcgaatcaagaaaACTGGAGTATCGGAttggacatccaaaaaacttgataaagaaatattcgaggaaatacttctccaggaagcgatgccggttGAAAATGTAAGAGAAAAGGTGACGCAGGTtcttgaaaagatacaaaaagcgtgtgacgcttCCTTGTCCCGCCGCGCGGTGCTCAAGAAACGAATGcacaacttctggtggaatgccaaaATCGAAGAatttcgtaaagtttgccttaaagccagaagacacagccaatGTGGTAAAAACCGGCCTgaatctgaagagttgcacagccgatataagaaggcgaggaaagaactgcaagcagccatctctaaaagtaaaactgaacacttcaagaggttacgcaaggaagcggacttcgacccatggggaggtagGCGCATAAAAGGCAGTTACGGCATCAATCAAGGgtaagcgctcaccgccgatcaccaaccctgatttgcttcgggatatcattagcaccctcttcccacaagtttcaagtggaCCGAACTTACCCCCGTCCAAATAGATCCCGaagaaattcccgaggtaaccactggAGAAGTCCTGGAAAGTGTCAAGAAGTTTGCGGAAAATAAAACCTCCGATTTAGAcgacattccgaataaagcactgacagtggccgtcgaaacaGTTTCAAGGTGTTCAGCTGAAatatttacgacgtgcctcatagatgggattttcccggaagagtggaggaaacagaagcttgtgctaatcccgaagccaaataaacctttgggtgatccttcatcttataggcctatatgcctGGTAAACGGCATTGGTAAACTTTTCGAAGGGGTCATTTTCAATAGGCTTgcaccaatcacagaaaaggagggtggtctctcagataggcagttgggattccgaaaggcaagatctactgtcaattcCATCaccacggtgacggaaattgcggaaaaagcaatggtgGTCAATAAATCTTGCGTGGTAGTTAAAATGAAGCAAAAAAAtggcggctttagccaaattggacgctcctaaatacctggtgcacatagtcatggaatttctccgggagaggatattgtgttacgattcggacgatgaacCTAAGCCGTATACAACaatctgcggggttccacaaggatcagtcatCGGTCCTCTCCTGGGGATAATAATGTAAGACGGAATTATAAAGTTGCGaatacccaaaggagtgacaatcattggtttTGCAGAGGGCGGAGGCgaaaattgacgccgaggcgcGGTTGATACCCgaaaatatcgtggaccacatgctagcctctgaaacatcttggagcgcGGTGGGAAacttaatgaaggcgatccataaTCTGCTGAGCAGAGAAGAGCTTCTgaagaaagttacaaataacgacaccagccgcagttcgtaactgatcctgccccgcgacgtaattcCGAAATGGCAGTACCACGGGGTACGCgaaagagaaggaggtggttttagtgagtaaaagtcccacataacagcatggcaggagccagcggtaggttttaaaTCTTCCCACATTCCAacgcataaaaaaaaaacgacggacagacaaacagataggcaGTCATTGAACAGATTTTAATTTAACTTTAAAAACGCTTTAACTTTCGGGAAAAAGCTTTATTTTTTACCAAGTGAATCTCCAACAGAAGGtgaggataaactggaaaccccggtgagattcacagtggacgcaccagactcttctatcAGCGGTAATAcgtgcaagaagcgtaagaccaacacatctgctctgaccaacgctttattgtactccgcaccagggcttacatccacttTTCCTGCGGGggttaggaccggtgtgccgggaggtgatcaaatcagtgagagagatctcaatgaagctggtccctcccatagaaatacggacacgaaagcgggaaggaagaggacgtatgcgcaacctgcagcctctgttctgactgctgccgtgggagtcctgtcagtctgctcttcattctttggttacaaagatagaggatgcaactttgaatggtgactACGCGATAGTGTTCGTGGACATGGAAAGGGccatttcaaaaactttatgATGCTGCCAGAGCAGATTTATTCAAAGCGCtgaaatgagagcagctcatagactaattcgattagatctatggggaaacaacggaattggggggcacagagcattggaggagttactgggagtactgattccagttcttacaatgccttccgattcacGTGTCCCCACACATCTGTTtggcagaagatatgaagttaccttgaagcatagagagaactgggaagtatcagaggaatgcgtggcgggatatacggaagtcttctacaccggtggctcaaaaacagaagaaggttctgcagccggagtctacttctcgaataaaaacgagaagtgggcttttcctttgggacaatatgcaacgctttttcaagccgaagtttatgggATCCTAAGGGtggaaaactgggtgattgacgagcggttgaagggcaggcgcatcactATCTGcaatgatagccaagctgcattgagggcatcgagtagtcctttgatcacctcgaaaagcgtttaggaatgcagaaaccgtttgaactctatttctagattcaatacggtggaactactctgggtacctggtcactgtagcgtagagggaaatgaaatctcggatgctttagcaaaagaggggtcaatctccacTATgctgggaccagaaccagcaattggagtatcagtagcttTGGCTAAGTCtgccttcaaaaactgggaacaagcttcccacaatgacagctGGTATAgactaaatgctgctcgacaaacCAAACTttccctgccagaaccgaacatgcgtatcacaaagtttatcctgtcgaaaaacagggGGACTTTGTGGGCAttttgacaggccataattcactagctgggcaaatGTTcgaaataggaattactcaagatgatacgtgtccctcctataATTAGGgagtggaatccacggagcatttcctatgtgaatgccccgcctgtggacgcatcaaatctttggtcccgatgtttatttatttatttcatttaacggacaacaaacagagtaaccccgattaattattgtcctcagaagaaggagaaagcaaaaatcttattctacgtttaaaactacttaaagtagacaagctaaaaggaccaagctgttctgcgttgtaatttcggcaaagccttggaatcggggaatgaaagtagacttcgatgggggggggggcatgttGAAAATGTTTGCGCTATGTGTGATATAAGACGCGGGACGGTcggtgatgtcgtcagcggcggagcagtccatcagacccgaggaaagtttaaaaaatgtgcatagatccagataagaTCTACGTTTGTtgaaggaagggaaggtttagaaagcggtgGCGGAAGGGGTAGTCtgcacgagggaagcttttcataaagaagagggaacgggtgaatttacgttacacattttcaagggcaagacaaccACAGATACGGAAGTgtaaccagatcacggagcaatactcgagggtattcctcacgagtgaATTGtggagagctaaggagggttggatgcagttgaaatcagaggaggagctaagtataaagcctgacaattttgttgctcgtttgatgacatcgaggcaatgggtgtcaaagcgcagcttattgtcgaaagtaactccgaggtcttgaatggaatttaaggaggataaggaatgttcgttaagagagtaggagaaagaagtgggtgaggattttagagaGTAGCACAtaaagtgacactttctgacgtttagcgctaaaccaatagtcgagcaccaacgaaccagagtgtccaggttagattgaagggaaacacagtccataggcgacgatatagcggaaaacagcttaaggtcgtctgcatagagcagacAGACAAGTAAGCAgcggaggaaggtcgttaataaaaaataaaaataacaaaggacgcagaatagatccctgtgggacgccagaagagggtgaGAAAGAGtacagccatcaaaagagacgcggcaggatcggttggaaaggtaagaggcaagtcataaaacaagtggtatggggatTTACAGTGctgaaggctttagcgaagtcagtgtaaatggtatccACATCTTGCCGTGactttagacatttggcgacaaagttggtaaagtcaagcaagttggaggcagtggacctacgttcaaagaagccgtgttgctctttcactatatgTTGGggaaagtgggcggacaaccagtcgctgacatatctttccaggatttaggaacagaagaagaggagggaaatgaGACGGTAATTCTCTTCcaagcttttgttgaaaataagagatagggagagggagatggacttaccagtttagagcaaaaagaggtttggaagactatcgtagccaggtccgacattggcatcaagtttgcaaatgaggtactcgacaaggataaaGGTAAGAAGGGGAATTGTAGGCGATGGGGGGCagactacatccactatcgggagggattcggaggaaggagggggaacatagactgacgaaaagtagcacCAGAGTAAATTACGAGATAGTTGGTGGGAGTTagttgagaagccagagaatttaataaacggaggggataactgggcaggtcagcgggagttgcgaatgtgggaccagaacgGTTTCAGGTTTCGGCGCTTTAGTGAGCCTTCCacactggacaaatattcgtatcTGGACTTACgtgttaaggatttgaccgaggaaggAAGAAGATTTGAaagaaactaagtcagcatcgtttctagaagacagggacttctttctcgcagtctgtttttgacgtgtGAATTTCACtagtgaaccagacggggtaagagcgtaagcacttatgagagcagggaacgtaataaggaagaagatcagataaaatggtatagaaagtgttgagtgtttggtcacacgtaaatggagcgAGGAGggagacccagttgattgactcCAAGGCTGAGTTCAgatcttcgaagttcgccttacgaaagttgaacttagtaggcTTGCgaacgacaggagagtggagtcgacgggtagcattacatccactaacgaaaatcctacGATAAttcgttagatgggggtggcgagCACAATGGGCCAATACGGCCTGAGTGTTCAGAAggtatagcttctcccccactttGATttatattaagtttggaatgcGACGGGAAGATGCACAGACGCAACTTCAGCAATTTAGAGCTAACCTGGCTGCCGAATTCAATATGTGTAATATGAGGCGTGACAAAGGTGAGTGCGCGAGAAAATCTTCAGGCTGACACTTGCAGGAATGTGTGGAGGTCAAGTGGTAATTGTTTATGTGTGCAAGCATTGAGTCTAAAGGTGATAACTTgcatatcttttattttttcagataaagatactttcactgaaaaaaaaatataaatcttcTTGGATTACTCACCTTGAATATCAGCAGAAGGATCCTTCTCGCAAAAATTCGGCGATCTTTGGTAGTAGAATAAAGCAGTCTCTAATTTTCGAATTAATCTAATCCCGGTTTTATCTACAGCGGTTTTCCGGGCCGGTCGATCGTTCGAActgttcgttttctttttcttcttgttgcgtTTCAGCACAACCAACGGATCACCATTAGCTAAGTTGGACTGGTCCACAAGAATcgctcgacgaaattgatgctTTAGAACTTTTCCAACAACACGAAAATCTGGCGCTGATTTCCAACAGGTTTTCAATTGACAACTTCCGGACATGCCATGGCATTTGCAACGAATTTCCATATTGTTGGAGACTGCCTACGGAAAAGCGAgattaaattaattttgttcAAAGGACTCCCTGTTTTCTTTTCCTATTCAAAGGACTCTCTGTTTTCTtgaatttctttggatattttctttttgtttagaaatgaaaaacataattttctactaaaattcaaattcattataaattttccattacCATTCTGCCGGCATGATTATTGTGGAGGTTGATTTTCGATTGGATATCACCAGCCTTCTCTCGCGAATCCAGAAACAAAGTGGAGAACTCAATTCCGAAATCCATGTTATGCGAACAGCCACCCCATTTCCATCGACTCGTGATCTTggatctttcatattttttttcttcctccgGTGTTAACACATTATTCGTCTCCAGATACTCCAAgaacattttcttttccttatCGAGACTCTGTCGCAATGACTTGGTCAGAGTTTTCCGATTTACGGACGGATCACAACCACACGATATTAAACGGCCTTGACTACACGCCCTTGCCACACTATGAGCCACGCCGGCTGCTGAGATGGCGTacgcaaacgcactttcccgatATCCTagaaaatacataaatattttgTATAGAGTATGGATGGGAGCAGAGGAAAGGTGGTCATTTAAAAACATGAGAATCAGCCGAACGAAGTGTGATAACTGCGAGGAATTAAATCTGCAATTACAATCTTTCAGGTCCCTTGTCGAGATCGATAGCATAGCGAACGTAACGAGCCTCGGAAGGATAGGGACAGGAAAATGTTAAGATTAACCAGGTTTCACTCAGCTTCAAACGTACAGTGGCAGATATAGAGACGCATCCGGCAACCACTATACATTCAGATGATATTCCATTTGATAATCGGATTCCGCACTATCTACGGCAGATTTCAAAGTTTTTCATTTCGTTGCTCTTCATATTGCAGTTCTCTGGAATGTTGCAGCAATTGAGGGCAGTTTTCCGGAAAGCAGAAATGAGATTAATTGCTCCTTCTGCTCATCCTCGGTCTGGTATTCCTCCTGAGGTGGGACATAACTCTGGAATACTCACCCAGTTTAAAGAGCGATGGCTGCTGCATCATCCATCAAATCTTAAAGAAATAGAGTTTACCTTCATAGACGTCTCCCAGATTGTATCTTCTCGAAAATCAGATGCATGTTAGTGAATACCGTTGACGTTACCATATAAAATGAGAACATAAATAACATTGAGTCCTGCACTAAATCGAATTGCCCCGCGACAGATTGGATATCGATCAGTGGTCATTCAGTTGATCGATTCTGTTGCTTCCCTCCATTCGATCAGCCTTGAAGATTCCACATTTCGAAGATACAACATGTTCTGTTCTATGCTGTGTCCGTTGCCGTCATGCAAGCCCTTTTATGTACCAACGCATTCCACTGTCCAGACTTTTAAATTAGGTCTCGCTTTTGACACGCTAACAATATTCGCATTTTGATTGTTGTTTATCTTAAATTGGAACGAGCACTGCAGAtttcaattcattcaattcataGTTGCTGGACATTATAGATACAGGTGAAAATATTGATGACATTCCGGGAACAATGTTGCAATTAAAGGGAACTATTCGTGTTCTGGCTCAAGTAGGAATGGTAAATTTTCAAGTTGAATTATTCATTTAATGTGCACTTTAGAGAGACTGCATTTTTGAAAATGGCTTTCATGGTCATACATCCATAA is a window encoding:
- the LOC119661325 gene encoding protein Wnt-10a, with protein sequence MSFAWNQLFLLLMLLAADVKWMFCIPDVRVTCRTVPGLNKDQLELCYKASDVTVAALEGLELAVKECQVQFQWHRWNCSSLSTKSRNPHSSNLLKKGYRESAFAYAISAAGVAHSVARACSQGRLISCGCDPSVNRKTLTKSLRQSLDKEKKMFLEYLETNNVLTPEEEKKYERSKITSRWKWGGCSHNMDFGIEFSTLFLDSREKAGDIQSKINLHNNHAGRMAVSNNMEIRCKCHGMSGSCQLKTCWKSAPDFRVVGKVLKHQFRRAILVDQSNLANGDPLVVLKRNKKKKKTNSSNDRPARKTAVDKTGIRLIRKLETALFYYQRSPNFCEKDPSADIQGTVGRKCNRTSTGTDGCASLCCGRGYNLVKDIRFERCHCKFYWCCYVQCQECRVEEWISVCN